Proteins from a single region of Nitrososphaerota archaeon:
- a CDS encoding sulfurtransferase TusA family protein — MASPTQKPALSLDTKGLLCPAPVVKTSQAVKQIKVGEILEVLATDPGSKPDLSAWARMTGNDLVDVSEGGDPKVYTFHIRRAR; from the coding sequence ATGGCCTCGCCAACGCAGAAACCAGCGCTGTCACTCGACACGAAGGGCCTGCTCTGCCCAGCACCTGTCGTAAAGACGAGCCAGGCAGTCAAGCAGATCAAGGTGGGAGAGATACTCGAAGTGCTCGCGACGGACCCCGGGTCGAAGCCGGACCTCAGCGCCTGGGCGAGAATGACGGGGAACGACCTCGTCGACGTGTCTGAAGGGGGGGACCCGAAGGTTTACACCTTCCACATCAGGAGGGCGAGGTAG
- a CDS encoding DsrE/DsrF/DrsH-like family protein: MTPQTAEAEKEQRANHLVLVVTNYTLDKLYPPFILATTAAASGMAVDMYFTFWGLLVLDKRKKNIKLAPVGNPALPMPNIMGMLPGMTSMATNMMKGKIKKYWPTIAEMMQQAKDLGVKFHACSPTMGLMGMKSDDLNPIVDGVCGASTFLEWATSPRTVTLFI; this comes from the coding sequence GTGACCCCGCAGACCGCCGAAGCCGAGAAGGAGCAGAGGGCCAACCACCTGGTCTTGGTGGTCACTAACTACACCCTCGACAAGCTGTACCCGCCGTTCATCCTCGCTACCACTGCGGCAGCCTCTGGCATGGCCGTCGACATGTACTTCACGTTCTGGGGCCTCTTGGTCCTGGACAAGCGGAAGAAGAACATCAAGCTGGCACCTGTCGGGAACCCGGCGCTCCCGATGCCGAACATCATGGGGATGCTCCCGGGGATGACGAGCATGGCCACCAACATGATGAAGGGGAAGATCAAGAAGTACTGGCCGACCATCGCCGAGATGATGCAGCAAGCGAAGGACCTGGGCGTGAAGTTCCATGCGTGCTCTCCGACCATGGGCCTCATGGGGATGAAGAGCGACGACCTCAACCCCATTGTGGATGGCGTCTGCGGCGCTTCGACGTTCCTCGAGTGGGCTACTTCGCCTCGGACCGTCACCCTATTCATCTAG
- a CDS encoding winged helix-turn-helix transcriptional regulator, with protein MRGRRTWEVYLAHAEFCKTFSHPVRLAMLDGLRGGEKTVSDLVDETGVTQSTVSQQLSLLRRLGIVRPRRDGRRVYYRLTDKRVLKAYDLVDAVVKETTTDQARILA; from the coding sequence ATGAGGGGGCGCAGGACCTGGGAGGTATATCTGGCTCACGCGGAGTTCTGCAAGACGTTCTCGCACCCAGTGCGGCTCGCCATGCTCGACGGCCTCAGAGGGGGAGAGAAGACGGTCTCTGACCTCGTAGACGAGACAGGGGTGACCCAGTCCACGGTCTCCCAGCAGCTTTCCCTCCTGCGGAGGCTCGGCATCGTCAGGCCCAGGAGGGACGGGAGGCGCGTCTACTACCGGCTGACCGACAAGAGGGTCCTGAAGGCCTACGACCTCGTCGACGCAGTGGTCAAAGAGACCACCACGGACCAGGCAAGGATCCTCGCGTAG
- the aprB gene encoding adenylyl-sulfate reductase subunit beta, whose protein sequence is MPTYVNPSKCDGCGKCVDICPSDIMHLSHSVFNGRKAYNIEPNYCWECYSCVKECPQHAIDMRGYADFNPLNHKLTVLRDKERNVVSWKLKYRDGTKNEFSFAIRTTAWGSISPPQSQKAPTKEQFDSQLLAHEPEYLKSDRGLVTVTKK, encoded by the coding sequence GTGCCGACCTACGTCAACCCCAGCAAGTGCGACGGCTGCGGCAAGTGCGTGGACATCTGTCCAAGCGACATCATGCACCTTTCCCACAGCGTCTTCAACGGCAGGAAGGCGTACAACATCGAGCCGAACTACTGCTGGGAGTGCTACTCCTGCGTGAAGGAATGCCCCCAGCACGCCATCGACATGAGAGGGTACGCCGACTTCAACCCCCTCAACCACAAGCTGACCGTCCTGAGGGACAAAGAAAGGAACGTGGTGAGCTGGAAGCTGAAGTACAGGGACGGCACGAAGAACGAGTTCTCGTTCGCGATCCGCACCACCGCCTGGGGCTCGATCTCGCCTCCCCAGAGCCAGAAGGCCCCCACAAAAGAGCAGTTCGACTCCCAGCTCCTCGCCCACGAGCCTGAATACCTGAAGTCTGACAGAGGCCTGGTGACGGTGACAAAGAAATGA
- a CDS encoding adenylyl-sulfate reductase subunit alpha, producing the protein MKTKFVDSDVLVVGGGMAGCGAAYEARYWGRDLKIVVVEKGNIERSGAVAMGLSAINCYMGMRWNENTPEDFVRYTRNDLMGLVREDLVYDIARHVDSTVHLFEEWGLPIIYDEQTKRYKREGRWQILIHGESYKPIVAEAATKAATEVYNRVMITHLLRDAQDGNRVAGAVGIGVRDGAFYVFRAKAVIVAAGGATHVFRPRSVGEGAGRTWYSPWSTGSAYALLVEAGAEMTQMENKLVVTRFKDGYGPVGAWFLALKAKASNAYGEDYELKYKEEQRKIYGDYVDAKPFPTCLRNDAMLREIKAGRSPIFIHTENVLDTREKEELGQEDFLDMTMSQTIVWASQNIDPKKRPSELQPSEPYIMGSHATCSGAWTSGPADLSSGDYFWGYNRMTTVQGLFGAGDTVGGSAHKFSSGSFTEGRMAGKAAVAYIREKLAGTSPAFAEGKVEAARDEVFKPMETYSMGKNMITKGTVSPSYFYADQGVVRLEKIMDEYVGGWGAFYMTNEVLLNRGLELLTMLKEDLGHVGAENLHQLQRAWELQHRVLTAEAVLRHTLYRKETRWPGYCYRSDYPNLDDKNWHVFVNSKYDSRTGEWSMFTRPYVQLVGG; encoded by the coding sequence ATGAAGACGAAGTTCGTCGACAGCGACGTCCTCGTCGTAGGGGGCGGGATGGCCGGGTGCGGCGCGGCGTACGAGGCGAGGTACTGGGGGAGGGACCTCAAGATCGTCGTGGTCGAGAAGGGGAACATCGAGAGGAGCGGCGCGGTGGCCATGGGGCTCTCCGCCATCAACTGCTACATGGGGATGAGGTGGAACGAGAACACCCCGGAGGACTTCGTCAGGTACACGCGGAACGACCTCATGGGGCTCGTCAGGGAGGACCTGGTCTACGACATCGCGAGGCACGTCGACTCGACCGTCCACCTTTTCGAGGAGTGGGGGCTCCCGATAATATACGACGAACAGACGAAGAGGTACAAGCGGGAAGGGAGATGGCAGATATTGATACACGGGGAGTCGTACAAGCCGATCGTCGCCGAAGCAGCCACCAAGGCCGCGACTGAGGTCTACAACAGGGTCATGATCACGCATCTGCTGAGGGACGCCCAGGACGGCAACAGGGTGGCGGGGGCGGTCGGGATCGGGGTGAGGGACGGCGCCTTCTACGTGTTCCGGGCCAAGGCGGTGATCGTGGCGGCGGGGGGCGCGACCCATGTGTTCAGGCCGAGGTCCGTCGGCGAGGGCGCCGGGAGGACGTGGTACTCGCCCTGGAGCACAGGCTCAGCATATGCCCTGCTGGTCGAGGCGGGAGCCGAGATGACCCAGATGGAGAACAAGCTCGTCGTCACGCGCTTCAAGGACGGCTACGGCCCGGTCGGGGCGTGGTTCCTGGCCCTGAAGGCCAAGGCCTCCAACGCCTACGGGGAGGACTACGAGCTGAAGTACAAGGAGGAGCAGAGGAAGATCTACGGTGACTACGTCGACGCCAAGCCGTTCCCCACCTGCCTCAGGAACGACGCGATGCTCAGGGAGATAAAGGCCGGGCGCAGCCCCATCTTCATACACACCGAGAACGTCTTGGACACCAGGGAGAAGGAGGAGCTCGGCCAGGAGGACTTCCTGGACATGACCATGAGCCAGACCATCGTGTGGGCCTCGCAGAACATCGACCCCAAGAAGAGGCCCTCCGAGCTCCAACCTTCGGAACCGTACATCATGGGCTCTCACGCGACCTGCTCCGGGGCCTGGACGAGCGGGCCCGCCGACCTTTCTTCAGGGGACTACTTCTGGGGGTACAACAGGATGACCACCGTGCAGGGGCTCTTCGGCGCCGGAGACACGGTCGGCGGCTCGGCGCACAAGTTCTCGTCAGGGTCATTCACCGAGGGAAGGATGGCCGGGAAGGCAGCGGTGGCCTACATCCGGGAGAAGCTCGCGGGGACCAGCCCGGCGTTCGCCGAAGGGAAGGTCGAGGCAGCCAGGGACGAGGTCTTCAAGCCGATGGAGACGTACAGCATGGGGAAGAACATGATCACGAAGGGGACCGTGTCCCCGTCGTACTTCTATGCGGACCAGGGGGTGGTGCGGCTCGAGAAGATAATGGACGAGTACGTCGGGGGATGGGGCGCCTTTTACATGACCAACGAGGTGCTGCTGAACAGGGGGCTGGAGCTGCTGACGATGCTGAAGGAGGACCTGGGCCACGTGGGGGCCGAGAACCTGCACCAGCTCCAACGCGCGTGGGAGCTCCAGCACAGGGTGTTGACGGCCGAGGCGGTCCTCCGCCATACGCTCTACAGGAAGGAGACCAGGTGGCCCGGCTACTGCTACAGGTCCGACTATCCCAACCTCGACGACAAGAACTGGCACGTCTTCGTCAACTCGAAGTACGACTCACGGACAGGCGAGTGGTCGATGTTCACCCGTCCTTATGTACAGCTCGTGGGCGGGTGA
- the sat gene encoding sulfate adenylyltransferase, translating into MASALGEPYGGRLVDLAVPEGRAEARLKEAGELPKVAPFVDFVYDVEKIAVGAYSPLDGFMDSSTLRSVIAESRLPGGLPWTMPIILSVPGEQAREIREGSEVALLDWNGKAFATLAVSETYPLPKDELAKGAYGTTDPNHPNVADIYNSYGDTALAGRVSLLRRLELPTVSHEMTPKETRELFKSKGWKNVVAYQCRNPPHTAHEYIQKVSLENSDVDGLLVQPVIGRLKKGDYKPQVIMDAYRQVVEGYYPKDRVVLSSLSITMRYAGPKAALFLAIVRKNYGATHYIVGRDQAGVGKYYDPYACHRVFDQFDIGVIPMRYMETFYCRVCKAMATAKTCPHPEEDHLAVSQTRMRQLLQEGKELPTEILRPEVIAVLKKGDVVLT; encoded by the coding sequence ATGGCGTCAGCGCTCGGGGAACCCTATGGCGGCAGGCTGGTCGACCTCGCTGTCCCTGAAGGACGGGCCGAGGCCAGGCTGAAGGAGGCTGGCGAGCTCCCCAAGGTCGCTCCCTTCGTCGACTTCGTCTACGACGTCGAGAAGATAGCCGTCGGAGCATACTCCCCGTTGGACGGCTTCATGGACTCCTCGACCCTCAGGTCGGTGATAGCGGAGAGCCGGCTTCCAGGAGGGCTCCCGTGGACCATGCCGATCATCCTGTCGGTCCCCGGGGAGCAGGCCAGGGAGATCCGCGAGGGGAGCGAGGTGGCGCTGCTCGACTGGAACGGGAAGGCGTTCGCCACGCTCGCGGTCTCGGAGACGTACCCCCTCCCCAAGGACGAGCTGGCGAAGGGAGCGTATGGCACCACCGACCCGAACCACCCCAACGTCGCTGACATCTACAACAGCTATGGCGATACAGCGCTGGCCGGGAGGGTGAGCCTCCTGAGGCGCCTGGAGCTCCCGACGGTCTCGCACGAGATGACGCCGAAGGAGACCCGCGAGCTCTTCAAGAGCAAGGGGTGGAAGAACGTCGTAGCCTACCAGTGCAGGAACCCTCCGCACACGGCGCACGAGTACATCCAGAAGGTCTCGCTCGAGAACTCGGACGTCGACGGGCTGCTGGTCCAGCCGGTCATAGGCCGCCTGAAGAAGGGGGACTACAAGCCCCAGGTGATAATGGACGCGTACAGGCAGGTCGTCGAAGGATACTACCCCAAGGACAGGGTGGTCCTGTCTTCGCTCTCCATCACGATGCGCTATGCCGGCCCGAAGGCCGCCCTCTTCCTGGCGATAGTCCGCAAGAACTACGGGGCGACGCACTACATAGTCGGGAGGGACCAGGCAGGGGTGGGGAAGTACTACGACCCGTACGCGTGCCACAGGGTCTTCGACCAGTTCGACATCGGCGTAATCCCCATGAGGTACATGGAGACGTTCTACTGCAGGGTATGCAAGGCCATGGCGACGGCGAAGACCTGCCCCCACCCTGAAGAGGACCATCTGGCGGTCAGCCAGACGAGGATGAGGCAGCTCCTCCAGGAGGGGAAGGAGCTGCCGACGGAGATCCTCAGGCCTGAAGTGATCGCGGTCCTCAAGAAAGGGGACGTCGTGCTGACCTGA
- a CDS encoding DUF1801 domain-containing protein, with amino-acid sequence MLSRLRALIRKADPGIVEEVKWKRPSNPMGVPVWSRDGIVCFGNVLKGAVRLTFPKGASVDDPKRMFNTRLDSNAVRAIDFREGDPVDEAALKALILRAGKLNSSKAQGG; translated from the coding sequence ATGCTTTCACGGCTCCGGGCCCTGATAAGGAAGGCAGACCCCGGCATCGTCGAAGAAGTGAAGTGGAAGAGGCCCTCCAACCCGATGGGGGTCCCGGTCTGGTCCCGGGACGGGATAGTGTGCTTTGGAAACGTCCTCAAGGGCGCCGTGAGGCTGACGTTCCCGAAGGGGGCGAGCGTAGACGACCCGAAGCGGATGTTCAACACGCGCCTTGACAGCAACGCCGTCCGCGCCATCGACTTCCGCGAAGGCGACCCCGTGGACGAGGCCGCGCTGAAGGCGCTCATCCTCCGAGCCGGGAAGCTGAACTCTTCGAAGGCGCAAGGGGGGTAA
- a CDS encoding DUF1801 domain-containing protein codes for MSPQQKSKSRGFTEEEKAAMRERAREAKAAGEDGERAVLAKIAAMKGSDRALAQRIHAIVKANAPSLSPKTWYGMPAYADAEGKVVCFFQDAAKFKARYATLGFSDRAKLDEGRMWPISYALTELTAAEESKIVALLKRAVS; via the coding sequence ATGTCGCCCCAGCAGAAGAGCAAGTCCAGGGGGTTCACGGAAGAGGAGAAGGCGGCCATGAGGGAGCGCGCCCGGGAGGCCAAGGCGGCGGGGGAGGACGGGGAAAGGGCCGTCCTCGCCAAGATCGCCGCGATGAAGGGGTCAGACCGCGCCCTGGCGCAGCGGATACACGCCATCGTCAAGGCCAACGCTCCGAGCCTCTCGCCCAAGACCTGGTACGGGATGCCCGCCTATGCCGACGCGGAAGGCAAGGTGGTCTGCTTCTTCCAGGACGCGGCCAAGTTCAAGGCCAGGTACGCGACCCTGGGCTTCAGCGACAGGGCGAAACTCGACGAAGGCCGCATGTGGCCAATCTCTTACGCGCTGACGGAGCTGACAGCCGCCGAGGAATCGAAGATAGTCGCCCTCCTGAAGCGAGCGGTGAGTTGA
- a CDS encoding NAD(P)/FAD-dependent oxidoreductase, which translates to MAYDAIVCGAGPAGTTVASLLRGRRVAVFDSNPFYRPCGELVLLTEAKALGADVTHRAGAVEVRTRYGRREFKVETAMIDKAGWLRRRLAESGAELISKAARHPVVRGGTCYGVRADREYTASATYDCTGPARALVSHLTGASLREYASCYEETVATDGFDVPLVVYDPQVIPGGYGWVFPRGDGTAYLGLLAWPWAGALKERLAHLGRDLGLGDARRIERKGSKMFLGYARDVPVRNLLVAGEANGSCDPYTGSGIMQAVMDAEKCVRGGRRRSGFLRKASATVLRDMHPAFLQALEAVPLPFVAYYP; encoded by the coding sequence TTGGCCTACGACGCCATCGTCTGCGGCGCCGGGCCCGCGGGGACGACCGTCGCCTCGCTCCTCCGCGGCCGTCGGGTGGCCGTCTTCGACAGCAACCCCTTCTACAGGCCCTGCGGCGAGCTGGTCCTCCTCACAGAGGCGAAGGCGCTGGGGGCTGACGTGACGCACAGGGCGGGCGCGGTCGAGGTGAGGACGAGGTACGGGAGGAGGGAGTTCAAGGTGGAGACGGCGATGATAGACAAGGCCGGGTGGCTCCGGCGGCGGCTGGCGGAGTCAGGGGCGGAGCTCATCTCGAAGGCGGCGAGGCATCCGGTCGTCAGAGGAGGGACCTGCTACGGGGTCCGCGCGGACAGGGAGTATACAGCAAGCGCCACCTACGACTGCACCGGGCCCGCCCGCGCCCTGGTCTCGCACCTGACCGGCGCCTCCCTGAGGGAGTACGCGTCGTGCTACGAGGAGACCGTGGCGACCGACGGCTTCGACGTCCCCCTCGTGGTCTACGACCCCCAAGTCATCCCCGGAGGCTACGGCTGGGTCTTCCCCCGGGGAGACGGGACGGCGTACCTGGGTCTCCTCGCCTGGCCCTGGGCCGGCGCCCTGAAGGAGAGGCTCGCCCATCTCGGCCGGGACCTGGGGCTGGGGGACGCAAGACGGATAGAGAGGAAAGGCTCGAAGATGTTCCTGGGGTACGCGCGCGACGTCCCGGTGAGGAACCTCCTCGTCGCGGGGGAGGCGAACGGCTCCTGTGACCCCTACACCGGCTCAGGGATAATGCAGGCGGTCATGGACGCCGAGAAGTGCGTGAGGGGAGGGAGGCGCAGGTCGGGGTTCCTCCGGAAGGCATCGGCTACGGTCCTGAGGGACATGCACCCTGCCTTCCTTCAGGCCCTCGAGGCGGTCCCGCTCCCCTTCGTCGCCTACTACCCCTGA
- a CDS encoding DUF1616 domain-containing protein, which yields MDRETAILALAVVTILAVFAAIYPVIPSNSERFSELGVLGPTQQIGGYPSTEPAGQSFLLYVYVGNHEAAPSYYQVEVKAGNLSTAVSNSTAAAAPVILTRSLALADNSSSVFPVTVAMPTAGLNQRLIFELWMFNSTDAQFYYTGLWNQIFINVTSTSG from the coding sequence TTGGATAGAGAGACGGCCATCCTGGCGCTGGCTGTGGTGACGATCCTGGCGGTCTTCGCCGCGATCTACCCCGTCATACCGTCGAACTCGGAGCGGTTCTCCGAGCTCGGGGTGCTCGGACCCACCCAGCAGATCGGCGGGTACCCGTCGACGGAGCCCGCGGGGCAGAGCTTCCTGCTCTACGTCTACGTCGGGAACCACGAAGCGGCACCGAGCTACTACCAGGTGGAGGTGAAGGCGGGGAACCTGAGCACCGCGGTGAGCAATTCTACGGCGGCAGCCGCGCCGGTGATACTCACCCGCTCTCTTGCGCTCGCCGACAACTCCTCCAGCGTCTTCCCCGTGACGGTCGCGATGCCGACGGCCGGGCTGAACCAGCGGCTGATATTCGAGCTGTGGATGTTCAACTCGACGGATGCACAGTTCTATTACACCGGCCTTTGGAACCAGATTTTCATCAATGTAACGAGCACGTCGGGGTAA
- a CDS encoding DUF1616 domain-containing protein, which produces MSKKSPNVSLLDKLGGRQLAAGALVGELAGEGVTRDEAVKSLIELQGRRLLAVEEPGPYSSLWSYAASPYSLWFWGAVAAVAVSVGLISVTAGVVLYARYVFGSALVLFLPGYALIEALYPKRELDELTRFALSIGLSLALVPLTGLVLNYTPFGIRLLPVTISIAGLTVAFLCVALYRRHQYYRLAKGVV; this is translated from the coding sequence ATGAGCAAGAAGTCCCCCAACGTCTCTCTCCTCGACAAGCTCGGCGGCAGGCAGCTCGCGGCAGGCGCCCTCGTGGGCGAGCTGGCCGGAGAGGGGGTCACGAGAGACGAGGCGGTGAAGTCTCTGATCGAGCTGCAGGGGAGGCGGCTGCTGGCCGTCGAAGAGCCCGGGCCCTACTCGAGCCTCTGGTCCTATGCGGCGTCTCCCTATTCGCTCTGGTTCTGGGGGGCGGTGGCGGCGGTGGCGGTTTCGGTGGGGCTCATATCAGTCACCGCGGGGGTGGTCCTCTACGCCAGGTACGTCTTCGGGAGCGCGCTGGTGCTGTTCCTGCCGGGGTACGCGCTGATAGAGGCCCTCTACCCCAAGAGGGAACTGGACGAGCTGACGAGGTTCGCCCTCTCCATCGGGCTGAGCCTGGCCCTCGTCCCGCTCACGGGGCTCGTGCTGAACTACACCCCCTTCGGGATCAGGCTGCTGCCGGTGACCATCTCCATCGCGGGGCTGACCGTCGCCTTCCTCTGCGTGGCGCTTTACAGGCGGCACCAGTACTACAGGCTGGCGAAAGGCGTAGTCTAG
- a CDS encoding MoxR family ATPase codes for MLVSLVSQGHILLQGNPGLGKTTLAKAFSETIGGDFHRVQMTPDTLPADILGTYVFDQRNSSFELRKGPIFGNVILVDELNRATPKAQAALLEAMQERQVSLEGQTMQLNEPFMVLATQVPFGAPGTYPLSEVQADRFAFSLNLGYPPFEEELKVLGSIDKIEAGHCDVVMTAKEVMRTVEAGKKVFVSDPVQRYIVSIIGHLRESPMFRVKPSARASIALLKGARALALLDGRDHVLPDDVKALAIYVLQHRAFLSAEALSEEVSPESLLKEALEKVPVPKEP; via the coding sequence ATGCTTGTGTCGCTGGTAAGCCAGGGGCACATCCTCCTCCAGGGCAACCCGGGCCTTGGGAAGACCACGCTCGCGAAGGCGTTCTCGGAGACCATAGGGGGGGACTTCCACAGGGTCCAGATGACCCCCGACACCCTCCCGGCGGACATACTCGGGACCTACGTGTTCGACCAGAGGAACTCCAGCTTCGAGCTTAGGAAGGGGCCGATCTTCGGGAACGTGATACTGGTGGACGAGCTGAACAGGGCGACCCCGAAGGCGCAGGCCGCCCTCCTCGAGGCGATGCAGGAGAGGCAGGTCAGCCTCGAGGGCCAGACGATGCAGCTGAACGAACCATTCATGGTGCTCGCGACCCAGGTCCCGTTCGGCGCGCCGGGGACCTATCCGCTCAGCGAGGTGCAGGCGGACAGGTTCGCATTCTCGCTCAACCTGGGCTATCCGCCGTTTGAAGAGGAGCTGAAGGTCCTTGGCTCGATAGACAAGATCGAGGCCGGGCACTGCGACGTGGTCATGACCGCGAAGGAGGTGATGAGGACCGTCGAGGCGGGGAAGAAGGTCTTCGTCTCCGACCCCGTGCAGAGGTACATCGTCTCCATCATAGGGCACCTCCGGGAGTCGCCGATGTTCAGGGTCAAGCCCAGCGCCAGGGCGTCCATCGCGCTCCTGAAGGGGGCGAGGGCCCTCGCGCTCCTGGATGGGAGGGACCACGTGCTGCCTGACGACGTGAAGGCCCTCGCGATCTACGTGCTCCAGCACAGGGCGTTCCTTTCTGCGGAGGCGCTGTCGGAGGAGGTCAGCCCGGAGTCGCTCCTGAAGGAGGCGCTGGAGAAGGTCCCTGTGCCGAAGGAACCGTAG
- a CDS encoding DUF58 domain-containing protein, translated as MRVTRAGQGAALLVLALVVGAALFRDFIIESVLLVALLALAAEAAWVMLATRRPETKFVLRRRDAEAGEHRAVLYPGDGSSETVVLTKKVGGSAELESRVSFLEIDPGVVRGAGRSMLEFRFRTEFAGEYSGDRVGVVASGPLGLFSASTSVPFPRRYVVYPRVLQVAAATVRLLGRAELGETPVEMPGVGSEHYEMRAYQAGDDYRNVNWKATAREGELIVTERMREVGSSFLLVLDARAPGFRETDALASTFLSVANSLGAAGMNFGVIVHDGHRVVAESPQQDPRTSLAMALKAAVGITKLDASPEFLELVPVGATSRFAAGAGSGEGWTAQMAGVRRAELRSVLQTQDPWSTAARYVRDSQARSVVYVSGLFGEVQPLIELAWEARHYRDAVFAVANPCDRGEEGSPYRRLAKALSTTGVGYHRGEPVELARRVLAY; from the coding sequence TTGAGAGTCACTCGGGCCGGCCAGGGGGCTGCGCTCCTTGTCCTGGCGCTCGTCGTCGGCGCGGCGCTGTTCAGGGACTTCATCATCGAGTCCGTCCTGCTGGTGGCTCTGCTGGCGCTCGCAGCCGAGGCTGCCTGGGTGATGCTGGCGACCCGGAGGCCTGAGACGAAGTTCGTGCTGAGGAGGAGGGACGCCGAGGCAGGCGAGCACAGGGCCGTGCTCTACCCCGGCGACGGTTCGTCGGAGACCGTTGTCCTGACCAAGAAGGTCGGGGGGAGCGCGGAGCTTGAGAGCAGGGTCAGCTTCCTCGAGATCGACCCAGGGGTGGTCAGGGGGGCGGGGAGGTCCATGCTCGAGTTCAGGTTCAGGACCGAGTTCGCGGGGGAGTATTCCGGGGACCGGGTGGGGGTAGTGGCGAGCGGGCCGCTCGGGCTCTTTTCGGCGTCGACGTCGGTCCCGTTCCCCCGCAGGTACGTCGTGTACCCGCGGGTGCTGCAGGTGGCTGCGGCCACGGTCAGGCTGCTCGGGAGGGCGGAGCTGGGGGAGACGCCGGTCGAGATGCCCGGGGTGGGGAGCGAACACTACGAGATGAGGGCGTACCAGGCAGGGGACGACTACCGGAACGTGAACTGGAAGGCGACCGCGAGGGAGGGGGAGCTGATCGTGACGGAGCGCATGAGGGAGGTGGGGTCGTCGTTCCTCCTGGTGCTGGACGCCAGGGCGCCAGGGTTCAGGGAGACCGACGCCCTCGCGTCCACGTTCCTTTCGGTAGCCAACAGCCTCGGAGCGGCAGGGATGAACTTCGGGGTCATCGTCCACGACGGGCACAGGGTGGTCGCGGAGTCGCCGCAGCAGGACCCGAGGACGAGCCTCGCCATGGCGCTCAAGGCGGCGGTGGGCATCACGAAGCTCGACGCCAGCCCGGAGTTCCTGGAGCTGGTCCCCGTCGGGGCGACGAGCAGGTTCGCCGCCGGGGCGGGCTCGGGCGAGGGGTGGACAGCCCAGATGGCAGGGGTGCGGCGGGCCGAGCTCAGGTCGGTGCTGCAGACCCAGGACCCGTGGTCGACGGCAGCCAGGTATGTGCGGGACTCGCAGGCGAGGAGCGTCGTCTACGTGTCAGGGCTCTTCGGCGAGGTCCAGCCCCTGATAGAATTGGCCTGGGAGGCGCGGCACTACAGGGACGCGGTGTTCGCCGTCGCCAACCCGTGCGACCGCGGGGAGGAAGGTTCGCCGTATCGGAGGCTGGCGAAGGCGCTGAGCACCACCGGGGTGGGATACCACCGGGGCGAACCGGTGGAGCTGGCGCGCAGGGTCCTGGCCTACTAG
- a CDS encoding signal peptidase I encodes MNPKARVGLKYAESVAFTALLVLSLYVGVSYAFGVQTLYVISDNPSSMSPTINYGGLVLTYRAPFSSLRVGDIVVFHDPEGNPATVVHRIVWAGTCGGQVCYRTKGDNNATNPAPDPWNLTAPYYLSQVMLVVPALGYLSPALWGFEGAYVMLPYAFVALLLFFVWYGRNAQAAEEAGKEEKHD; translated from the coding sequence TTGAACCCGAAGGCTCGGGTGGGGCTCAAGTACGCGGAGTCTGTCGCGTTTACCGCCTTGCTGGTCCTTTCGCTCTACGTGGGGGTGAGCTACGCCTTCGGCGTCCAGACCCTGTACGTGATCAGCGACAACCCGAGCAGCATGTCTCCTACGATCAACTACGGCGGCTTGGTGCTGACCTACAGGGCCCCGTTCTCAAGCTTGCGCGTGGGGGACATAGTCGTGTTCCACGACCCGGAGGGGAACCCCGCGACAGTGGTCCACAGGATAGTCTGGGCTGGAACCTGCGGGGGGCAGGTCTGCTATCGCACCAAGGGGGACAACAACGCGACCAACCCTGCGCCGGACCCCTGGAACCTCACCGCTCCCTACTACCTCTCGCAGGTCATGCTCGTCGTCCCGGCCCTGGGCTACCTGTCTCCGGCGCTCTGGGGGTTCGAAGGGGCATACGTGATGCTCCCCTACGCTTTCGTGGCGCTGCTCCTCTTCTTCGTATGGTACGGGAGGAATGCCCAGGCTGCAGAGGAGGCCGGCAAGGAGGAGAAGCATGACTAG
- a CDS encoding adenylyl-sulfate kinase, whose product MTGLPGSGKSTIAQLRSRRLREDHGRNVEVLDGDEVRKGLSCDLGLSKEDREEHKRRASTLPKSFPGTGRS is encoded by the coding sequence ATGACAGGGCTACCCGGCTCGGGCAAGTCGACCATAGCGCAACTCCGGAGCAGGCGGCTCAGAGAGGATCATGGGCGGAACGTGGAGGTCCTCGACGGGGATGAAGTCAGGAAGGGCTTGTCATGTGACCTCGGCCTTTCCAAAGAGGACAGAGAGGAGCACAAACGAAGGGCATCCACGTTGCCAAAGTCCTTTCCAGGAACAGGGCGATCGTGA